Proteins encoded by one window of Blautia luti:
- a CDS encoding helix-turn-helix domain-containing protein — MKKKNTDGLQQELMDSPDLTLFLSQNQEQFVNKSVSELLNHLFEKKNISKAALAKKAGMSEIYLHQIFAGRRNPSRNRLLCLCYGLEASVEETQELLKLCGMAQLYPKLKRDAIIYYGLLHKLSLFEINDKLFDENEETLF, encoded by the coding sequence ATGAAAAAGAAAAATACAGATGGTTTACAGCAGGAACTTATGGATTCACCGGATCTTACTCTGTTCCTGTCCCAGAACCAGGAACAATTTGTGAATAAAAGTGTATCTGAGTTATTAAACCATCTGTTTGAGAAGAAAAATATTTCCAAGGCTGCTCTTGCCAAAAAAGCCGGTATGAGTGAAATCTATCTTCACCAGATTTTCGCTGGCCGTCGGAATCCTTCCAGAAACCGTCTGCTGTGCCTGTGCTACGGTCTGGAAGCCAGTGTCGAAGAAACCCAGGAATTACTGAAACTCTGCGGAATGGCCCAACTCTACCCGAAACTAAAACGTGACGCTATCATCTATTACGGATTGCTGCATAAACTTAGCTTGTTTGAAATTAATGATAAGTTGTTTGATGAGAATGAAGAAACCTTGTTCTGA
- a CDS encoding Ig-like domain-containing protein, with protein MKRFKKVSILLLVCLMLSVMVMPVSVSAAKLNKKSVSLNVGKTYTLKVSGIKGKITWTSSQKSVATVSSKGVVKAKKKGNTVITAKYGKKKFICKVTVKQPVKSIKLNKTSATLKKGKSLTLKATISPSSANNKAVTWSSSNKKVATVSSKGVVKAVGNGTATITVKVKDGSGKKATCKITVGTTNTPSNNTTIHTAIIGVKLNLGMINVVYGNHELHTKIDLTGDGNADQLDIQATGTGWSDNKFNGTLSISVNGKNAQKFALSSDNVCISYIALKNNIQIIRVQSGYSYSEDDFFIQYNKATNKFQTVLNEKLGGFSHAYTILDDIAFNGNNTIKIKYLIQPYLIGAVNVEYTYVYSNGVFKRASDTAVATSLYYKDKSKLTSEYYQDGYQNYFYDNKFVAMKNLVFYSSPSGKNNFTLKKGAVATLEGFCSKDNNNYMIFKYNGQRGYIKLDDNQKDSFYGVSKRMVG; from the coding sequence ATGAAGAGGTTCAAAAAAGTATCAATACTGTTATTGGTATGTCTGATGCTTAGTGTAATGGTAATGCCTGTTTCCGTAAGTGCTGCAAAGCTGAATAAAAAGAGTGTTTCGCTCAATGTTGGCAAAACTTACACATTAAAGGTATCGGGAATCAAAGGGAAGATCACCTGGACAAGCAGTCAAAAGAGTGTAGCAACGGTTTCTTCTAAAGGAGTTGTAAAAGCCAAAAAGAAGGGAAATACGGTAATTACAGCCAAATATGGAAAGAAAAAATTTATTTGTAAAGTGACAGTTAAGCAGCCAGTAAAAAGCATAAAGCTGAATAAAACATCAGCTACACTTAAAAAGGGGAAATCTCTTACTTTAAAAGCAACAATTTCTCCAAGCAGTGCTAACAATAAAGCGGTAACTTGGAGTTCAAGCAATAAAAAAGTAGCAACAGTATCTTCAAAAGGTGTTGTGAAAGCTGTTGGAAATGGAACTGCCACAATTACAGTGAAAGTGAAAGATGGAAGTGGGAAGAAAGCAACTTGTAAAATTACGGTAGGAACAACGAATACACCATCTAATAACACTACAATTCATACAGCTATTATTGGAGTAAAGCTGAATTTAGGTATGATAAATGTTGTCTATGGAAATCATGAATTACATACCAAAATTGATCTGACAGGAGACGGAAATGCAGATCAGCTTGATATCCAAGCCACAGGAACTGGATGGTCTGATAATAAATTTAATGGCACGTTATCAATATCTGTAAATGGGAAAAATGCACAGAAGTTTGCATTATCGAGTGATAATGTTTGTATATCCTATATAGCATTAAAAAATAATATTCAGATAATACGAGTTCAAAGTGGTTATTCATATTCCGAAGACGATTTCTTTATTCAATATAATAAGGCAACTAATAAATTTCAAACAGTATTAAATGAAAAATTGGGTGGTTTTTCACATGCTTACACCATACTTGATGATATAGCATTTAATGGAAATAATACGATCAAAATAAAATACTTAATTCAACCATATCTTATAGGCGCAGTTAATGTGGAATATACTTATGTATATTCAAATGGTGTATTTAAAAGAGCGTCTGATACAGCCGTTGCAACTTCTTTATATTACAAAGACAAGAGTAAATTAACCTCAGAGTATTATCAGGATGGTTACCAAAATTATTTTTATGATAATAAATTTGTAGCAATGAAAAATCTTGTTTTTTATAGTTCTCCAAGTGGGAAAAATAACTTTACTCTAAAAAAAGGTGCTGTTGCTACTTTAGAGGGATTTTGTTCAAAAGACAATAATAACTATATGATTTTTAAATACAATGGACAGAGAGGATATATCAAGTTAGATGACAATCAGAAAGATTCTTTTTACGGAGTTTCCAAAAGGATGGTAGGTTAG
- a CDS encoding leucine-rich repeat protein: MKKSFLKKMLALSVAAAVTVTSAPGVYAGETEIAGISEFSDGTEENAAENNVVSQEESESDEAAQVSDGSADEGQVSQNPDAEEFGDGTEEPVAAGAEVFDDGAEAAGDTEEIKDRYSHNIMEEDGQWHGWIGYENDDGTLTVTGWGKPGGNIDVYLLRIPGTINGKKVTAIGPYIGSSTDYSNRFWIFDPQTIRAIEIPDSVTKVVRGSKCNYYGIFGAFRNLEDLTLPNNSEFRADFSDTGWLFDDYYEDKEKQPKLKSVKMYNSASWNKYGSLYHGLGETVTSLVIYGNDVYEEFDYELWKKVEKTELTIPGSFTQVETVVFNGNADRLNIWYDDNVKIVYTTGSFSRVIASDCPKLTEINTECAFESLSLEECPELTTLNTKANLQTVWTDELRNCPKFPLSTVRVRIPSGNRVSACTFGNSQVETVNLDLSNMKASFSLDTAAFCKAQRLKQINVVKENCGYYSVDGILYWKWDPTEDSYQRFPTRQLIFYPPAKNPGGTYTLPTDTTSISEFAFYGSKLDKVIIPDNITGNYQWTKVPESYGSYSQYFEEFKNVRYMGIGSLSTVKFAMVRGSSATSFKWNWEGSDAAEESELDQSRIIFYTGGTYKINYDLGGGQNNSGNHTSYVAGETESYPLLAPTRKGYTFQGWEDEDGSEVTDTKLLEGAYRDRTFTAVWKKNAATPTPKPTATPKPTPKPTATPKPTAKPTATPKPTAKPTATPKPTAKPTATPKPTAKPTATPKPTTTPAPSGDKTVITKDTFKNWDSTSADIAETIKKIEDDVLEGTQIYSLYFYGDAPEMSENMFRGRALTAYYPKNNPTWTKDKLQSYGGTWITWSAWDPESRDIYGADLKSYGELSLRYTTMPYTGAAQKMKVYVKDKSYHGDFGDQFLDEGLDYKVTWKNNVNVGTATVTVTGIKGRYQGTLTATFKIVPGTNKITASSVKKTQSTKKQTFSLKAKDLYKANLTYKSDNKSVTVDKNGKVTIAAKFAGAATITIKAASSRNYKSGSKKVTVSVTPSKVSLSKATNVSGRKLSAQWKRNSSAQGYQVQYATGSNFKTGLKTKTIKKNSTVKATLTSLTKNKTYYVRVRAYTKKGGKTLYSSWSNVKSVKIKK, from the coding sequence ATGAAGAAAAGTTTTTTAAAGAAAATGCTGGCATTGTCCGTAGCTGCGGCAGTGACAGTGACTTCTGCGCCTGGGGTATATGCAGGGGAGACTGAAATTGCAGGAATTTCAGAGTTCTCGGATGGTACAGAGGAAAATGCAGCAGAAAATAATGTGGTTTCGCAGGAAGAAAGCGAATCGGATGAAGCTGCCCAGGTGTCTGATGGAAGTGCAGATGAAGGGCAGGTATCTCAGAATCCTGATGCAGAGGAATTCGGAGATGGAACAGAAGAACCAGTTGCTGCTGGTGCAGAAGTATTTGATGACGGTGCAGAGGCAGCAGGGGATACAGAGGAGATTAAGGACAGGTATTCCCATAATATTATGGAAGAGGATGGACAGTGGCATGGCTGGATCGGCTATGAGAATGATGATGGAACCCTGACTGTTACCGGATGGGGAAAACCGGGTGGAAACATTGATGTGTATCTGCTGAGGATTCCCGGTACTATCAATGGGAAAAAGGTAACAGCCATTGGTCCGTATATTGGAAGTTCCACGGATTATTCTAACAGATTCTGGATCTTCGATCCTCAGACCATAAGGGCTATCGAGATTCCGGATTCGGTTACGAAAGTTGTAAGGGGCAGTAAGTGTAATTACTATGGTATATTTGGGGCATTCAGAAATCTGGAAGACCTGACGTTGCCGAATAATTCGGAATTCAGAGCGGATTTTTCAGATACCGGCTGGTTGTTTGATGATTATTATGAAGATAAGGAGAAACAGCCTAAGCTGAAATCGGTGAAAATGTATAACAGTGCTTCCTGGAACAAGTATGGTTCACTTTATCATGGCCTGGGTGAAACAGTTACTTCTTTAGTAATATATGGAAATGATGTATATGAAGAGTTTGATTATGAGCTTTGGAAGAAGGTGGAAAAGACAGAATTGACAATTCCTGGTTCTTTTACTCAGGTTGAAACGGTAGTATTTAATGGAAATGCTGACAGGCTAAATATATGGTATGATGATAACGTTAAAATTGTTTATACTACGGGTAGTTTCAGTCGTGTAATAGCGAGTGATTGTCCGAAACTTACGGAAATTAATACAGAGTGTGCGTTTGAATCTTTAAGTCTGGAGGAGTGTCCGGAGCTTACTACTTTAAATACAAAAGCCAATTTGCAGACAGTCTGGACAGACGAATTAAGAAATTGCCCGAAGTTCCCTCTTTCTACAGTAAGAGTAAGAATACCGAGTGGGAATCGGGTAAGTGCCTGCACTTTTGGAAACTCGCAGGTAGAAACCGTCAATCTGGATTTGTCAAATATGAAGGCATCTTTCAGTCTGGATACAGCGGCATTCTGCAAAGCACAACGTTTAAAACAGATTAATGTAGTGAAGGAAAATTGCGGTTATTATTCTGTAGATGGTATTCTGTACTGGAAATGGGATCCTACAGAAGATTCCTATCAGAGATTTCCGACCAGACAGCTGATCTTCTATCCACCGGCAAAGAATCCGGGAGGAACTTATACACTGCCTACAGATACGACATCCATCAGTGAATTCGCATTTTATGGAAGTAAACTGGACAAGGTCATTATTCCGGATAATATTACAGGAAATTATCAATGGACGAAAGTGCCTGAAAGTTATGGAAGCTATTCCCAATATTTTGAGGAATTTAAAAATGTGCGGTATATGGGAATCGGAAGTTTAAGTACTGTGAAATTTGCCATGGTCCGCGGTTCCAGTGCAACAAGTTTTAAATGGAACTGGGAAGGCTCTGATGCAGCGGAAGAAAGTGAGTTAGATCAGTCCAGAATTATTTTCTACACTGGAGGAACTTACAAGATTAATTATGATTTGGGTGGCGGTCAGAACAATTCAGGAAACCATACCAGTTATGTGGCAGGTGAGACAGAATCCTATCCGCTTCTGGCGCCGACAAGGAAGGGATATACATTCCAGGGATGGGAAGATGAAGATGGCAGTGAGGTAACAGATACGAAACTGCTGGAAGGCGCATATCGAGACAGAACATTTACAGCAGTCTGGAAGAAAAATGCGGCAACGCCAACGCCGAAACCGACGGCGACGCCGAAACCAACCCCGAAGCCGACAGCAACGCCAAAGCCAACCGCAAAACCAACGGCAACGCCGAAGCCGACTGCGAAACCGACAGCAACGCCGAAGCCGACTGCGAAACCGACAGCAACCCCGAAGCCGACCGCAAAACCAACAGCGACGCCGAAGCCAACGACAACCCCAGCTCCATCCGGAGATAAGACAGTTATTACGAAAGATACATTTAAAAACTGGGATAGTACATCCGCTGATATTGCAGAAACGATCAAAAAGATTGAAGATGATGTTCTGGAAGGAACACAGATATATAGCTTGTATTTTTATGGGGATGCCCCAGAAATGTCAGAGAATATGTTCCGAGGCAGGGCATTAACGGCGTATTATCCGAAAAACAATCCGACCTGGACCAAGGATAAACTTCAAAGTTATGGTGGAACCTGGATAACCTGGTCTGCCTGGGATCCAGAAAGCAGAGATATATATGGAGCGGATCTGAAGAGTTATGGGGAACTGAGCCTGCGATATACTACAATGCCATATACCGGAGCGGCACAGAAAATGAAGGTTTATGTGAAAGATAAATCCTATCATGGTGATTTTGGAGACCAGTTCCTTGATGAAGGGCTTGATTATAAGGTTACTTGGAAGAATAATGTAAATGTGGGAACAGCAACAGTGACTGTAACTGGAATAAAAGGACGGTACCAGGGAACGCTGACCGCAACCTTTAAGATTGTTCCGGGAACGAATAAGATTACAGCTTCCAGTGTAAAGAAAACCCAGAGCACGAAGAAACAGACCTTCTCCTTGAAGGCAAAAGACCTGTATAAGGCGAACCTCACATATAAGTCGGATAATAAGAGCGTTACCGTTGACAAGAATGGAAAGGTGACAATCGCAGCGAAATTTGCGGGAGCAGCTACCATTACCATAAAGGCGGCATCCAGCAGGAATTATAAATCCGGTTCAAAGAAGGTCACAGTTTCTGTAACTCCATCCAAGGTATCCTTGAGCAAGGCCACTAACGTAAGCGGCAGAAAGCTCTCCGCCCAGTGGAAACGAAACAGCAGTGCACAAGGTTACCAGGTTCAGTACGCAACAGGCAGTAATTTTAAGACCGGCCTGAAAACAAAGACCATCAAAAAGAATTCAACTGTAAAAGCTACGCTTACTTCTCTGACAAAGAATAAAACCTATTATGTCAGAGTCAGGGCCTATACGAAAAAAGGAGGAAAAACACTGTATTCTTCCTGGAGTAATGTGAAGTCTGTAAAAATTAAAAAGTAA
- a CDS encoding NADH peroxidase: protein MTKWVCSVCGYVYEGENAPEVCPVCKAPADKFIKQGEEMTWAAEHVVGVAQGVSEDIIEDLRANFQGECSEVGMYLAMARVAHREGYPEVGLYYEKAAYEEAEHAAKFAELLGEVVTDSTKKNLQMRVEAENGATAGKVDLAKRAKAANLDAIHDTVHEMARDEARHGKAFAGLLKRYFGE from the coding sequence ATGACAAAATGGGTATGTAGTGTATGTGGTTATGTTTATGAAGGCGAGAACGCTCCGGAAGTCTGTCCAGTATGTAAAGCACCAGCAGACAAATTCATCAAACAGGGCGAAGAAATGACATGGGCAGCTGAGCACGTTGTAGGTGTTGCTCAGGGCGTCAGCGAAGACATCATCGAAGATTTAAGAGCAAACTTCCAGGGTGAATGCTCTGAGGTTGGTATGTACCTTGCAATGGCCAGAGTAGCTCACAGAGAAGGATATCCGGAAGTTGGTTTATACTATGAGAAAGCTGCTTACGAAGAAGCAGAACACGCTGCTAAATTCGCTGAATTATTAGGTGAAGTTGTAACAGACAGCACAAAGAAGAACCTTCAGATGCGTGTAGAGGCTGAGAACGGTGCTACAGCTGGTAAAGTTGACCTTGCTAAACGTGCAAAAGCAGCTAACCTTGACGCTATCCATGACACAGTGCATGAAATGGCTCGCGATGAAGCTAGACACGGAAAAGCATTCGCAGGTCTGCTTAAGAGATACTTCGGAGAATAA
- a CDS encoding IS66 family transposase codes for MLEDCVFKKTARTIVKQMVSIRMVLNVTEYHADVYYNSHTGERAHAAFPDGVIDDVNYDGSIRAFLFLLNNDCCTSIDKSRAFLSDLTGGKLNISKGIISRLNREFALKTEPERRSAYADMLLSPVMHTDDCTNARENGKSCQVYVCATPDGKALYFAREKKGHEGVKGTVTEDYQGILVHDHDITFYNYGADHQECLAHVLRYLKASMENEPDRTWNKKMHALVQEMVHFRNGCRQPHGPDPEIVSGFEKRYREILETARKEYEDIPANDYYKDGYNLFLRMEKYMHNHLLFLHDIRVPATNNEAERLLRNYKRKQAQAVTFRSFESIDYLCQCMSMLVLMRLEDPANIYDRVSRIFG; via the coding sequence GTGCTCGAAGACTGTGTTTTTAAAAAGACTGCCAGGACCATCGTAAAGCAGATGGTAAGTATCCGTATGGTCCTGAATGTAACGGAATATCATGCAGATGTTTATTATAACAGTCATACGGGAGAACGTGCACATGCAGCATTTCCAGATGGAGTTATCGATGATGTGAATTATGATGGCAGCATACGTGCTTTTCTGTTCCTTCTGAACAATGACTGCTGTACATCCATTGATAAGAGCAGGGCTTTTCTGTCCGACCTGACGGGTGGAAAACTGAATATTTCCAAAGGCATAATAAGCAGACTAAACCGGGAGTTTGCTTTAAAAACTGAGCCTGAACGCAGGTCTGCCTATGCAGATATGCTGCTTTCCCCTGTTATGCATACGGATGATTGTACAAATGCCAGGGAAAACGGAAAGAGCTGCCAGGTATATGTCTGTGCAACCCCGGACGGAAAAGCCCTGTACTTTGCCCGCGAGAAAAAGGGACACGAAGGAGTAAAGGGTACGGTTACAGAAGACTATCAGGGGATCCTTGTCCATGACCATGATATTACCTTTTATAATTATGGAGCAGATCATCAGGAATGCCTTGCCCATGTACTGCGGTATCTGAAAGCCAGCATGGAGAATGAACCAGACCGTACCTGGAATAAAAAAATGCATGCACTGGTGCAGGAAATGGTCCACTTCCGAAATGGATGCCGGCAGCCACACGGGCCAGATCCGGAAATAGTCTCCGGATTCGAAAAACGATACCGTGAGATACTGGAAACTGCCAGGAAAGAATATGAAGACATTCCGGCAAATGATTATTATAAAGACGGGTACAATTTATTCCTGAGAATGGAGAAATACATGCACAACCATCTGTTGTTCCTGCATGATATCCGGGTACCTGCCACGAATAATGAAGCCGAAAGGCTTCTAAGGAATTATAAGCGGAAACAGGCGCAGGCCGTGACATTCAGAAGTTTCGAAAGCATCGATTATCTCTGCCAATGCATGAGCATGCTTGTTTTGATGCGCCTTGAAGATCCGGCAAATATATATGACAGAGTGTCCAGAATATTTGGATAA
- a CDS encoding serine/threonine protein kinase: MDIYDNLLESVHNEYDTIRLIKKSERGEVSLVRHRDSGTRYIFRHFYGSSEVYQLLLTISCPYLPQIMEVGERDGRTVLLEEYVQGDTLRDILECGLLTAAEARQITRQLCSALWVLHSMGVVHRDVKPDNVIVRGKEAVLIDFDASRIYKSAIQEDTQILGTTGFAAPEQYGLSQSDGRADIYALGVLLNIMVTGEHPSRKLAGGRIGRIVQRCTMVSPEKRYKNILHLMEVL, from the coding sequence ATGGATATTTATGACAACCTTCTTGAGTCAGTTCATAATGAATATGATACCATAAGGCTGATCAAGAAAAGTGAACGGGGCGAAGTCTCACTTGTACGTCACAGAGACAGCGGCACCCGTTATATTTTTAGACATTTTTATGGGAGCAGCGAAGTTTATCAGCTGCTTCTCACTATTTCCTGCCCGTATTTGCCCCAGATTATGGAAGTAGGGGAAAGAGACGGCAGGACTGTCCTGCTGGAAGAATATGTACAGGGGGATACACTCAGAGATATTCTGGAGTGTGGTCTGCTGACTGCAGCAGAGGCCAGGCAGATTACACGACAGCTGTGTTCGGCATTGTGGGTGCTTCATTCCATGGGGGTGGTACACAGGGATGTAAAACCGGACAATGTTATTGTACGTGGGAAAGAGGCGGTACTGATTGATTTTGATGCTTCCAGAATATATAAAAGTGCTATCCAGGAAGACACTCAGATTCTGGGTACAACCGGTTTTGCCGCACCGGAGCAATACGGCCTTTCTCAGTCAGACGGGCGCGCTGATATTTATGCGCTGGGTGTTCTGCTCAATATTATGGTGACAGGGGAACATCCTTCCAGAAAGCTTGCAGGTGGAAGAATAGGGCGGATCGTACAACGCTGTACAATGGTAAGCCCGGAGAAAAGGTATAAAAATATTCTTCATTTGATGGAGGTTCTGTAA
- a CDS encoding zinc ribbon domain-containing protein produces MSKKCIKCGHPLPDNASFCPHCTAVQMEKKEVKTPRRWKKKMLMVLGILAVVAAVGTLISLHHRPQTYEGSAQIVYPDKDKSYKVLLTFSEGDGVTGHAQGERTDTLSEGMDSALPCQLYAFDQETGELAWEEFSEEVESCVVDTKPSEDSQKMEYIEPVHNESFPNAAYVSDIMYTSDSGTNDILWTLTMKNGDTISLSTRLTIEKQAAVAYFSEDVPMETTDDLKTLLASIEEEVSSDTPVYLHLPAVTYEGDITFGNHVWGIYGSKEGNAETTFTGTVSMRGLNGNYAEMSGIRFEGNSGTGLNAYCLVLLSQCTFEGWDTAALAQNGAWVNASACTFTNNNTALKFNTSSAYGTAPSYLNNTFTGNGTAVCIDSLPGSEVLDFAGSIFSGNDTDIDNKAEHPVDTARAVMVTVQGLAGLEKTDGVD; encoded by the coding sequence ATGAGCAAAAAATGCATAAAATGTGGGCATCCGCTTCCGGATAACGCATCGTTCTGTCCACACTGCACAGCAGTTCAGATGGAAAAAAAAGAAGTAAAGACCCCGAGAAGGTGGAAAAAGAAAATGCTTATGGTTCTGGGAATACTGGCTGTAGTTGCTGCAGTGGGGACGCTGATTTCTCTGCATCACAGACCACAGACTTATGAAGGCAGCGCGCAGATCGTTTATCCAGATAAAGATAAATCTTATAAAGTTCTTCTGACTTTCTCTGAAGGAGATGGGGTGACGGGACATGCACAGGGAGAACGTACAGATACTTTGTCAGAAGGCATGGACAGTGCACTTCCCTGTCAGCTGTATGCGTTCGATCAGGAGACAGGAGAGCTGGCATGGGAGGAGTTTTCAGAAGAGGTGGAATCCTGTGTGGTTGATACAAAGCCATCTGAAGATTCACAGAAAATGGAATATATAGAACCGGTACATAACGAAAGTTTTCCGAATGCAGCCTATGTTTCGGATATTATGTATACTTCTGACAGTGGTACCAATGATATTCTGTGGACACTGACCATGAAAAATGGAGATACCATTTCTCTCAGTACCCGTCTTACGATAGAAAAACAGGCTGCAGTCGCCTATTTTTCGGAAGATGTTCCCATGGAAACAACGGATGATCTGAAGACGCTGCTGGCTTCCATTGAAGAAGAGGTGTCTTCCGATACACCGGTATATCTGCATCTTCCGGCAGTGACTTATGAGGGAGATATTACTTTCGGCAATCACGTCTGGGGGATTTATGGAAGTAAAGAAGGAAACGCTGAGACTACTTTTACAGGAACAGTGAGCATGAGAGGGCTTAATGGAAATTATGCGGAGATGTCGGGGATTCGTTTCGAAGGTAATTCAGGAACCGGACTGAATGCGTATTGTCTTGTACTCCTTTCCCAGTGCACCTTCGAAGGCTGGGATACCGCTGCTCTGGCACAGAACGGAGCATGGGTCAATGCCAGTGCTTGTACTTTCACAAATAACAATACAGCTTTGAAATTTAATACCAGTTCTGCGTATGGAACCGCCCCGAGCTACTTAAACAATACATTTACCGGGAATGGAACTGCTGTCTGCATTGACAGCCTGCCAGGATCAGAAGTCCTTGATTTCGCAGGAAGTATATTTTCTGGAAATGATACGGATATTGATAATAAGGCGGAGCATCCGGTGGATACAGCCAGGGCGGTTATGGTTACTGTTCAAGGGTTAGCTGGACTTGAGAAAACCGATGGTGTAGACTGA
- a CDS encoding Fur family transcriptional regulator has product MATLKYSRQRESIKEFLRSRTDHPTADVVYENMKLIYPNISLGTVYRNLSLLADLGEIKKLSSFAGADHFDGRTERHCHFMCTRCERIIDLENEKIHHIMELAGENFGGKITDYSARFFGLCEDCLKETVNESDTSENTSDEN; this is encoded by the coding sequence ATGGCGACACTGAAATACAGCCGTCAGAGAGAATCTATCAAAGAATTTCTGCGAAGCAGGACAGATCATCCCACAGCAGACGTGGTATATGAGAATATGAAACTTATCTATCCAAATATCAGCCTCGGCACGGTATATCGCAACCTATCTCTGCTGGCTGATCTGGGAGAGATCAAGAAGCTTTCCTCTTTCGCCGGAGCGGATCACTTTGACGGTCGAACCGAGAGGCACTGCCATTTCATGTGTACCAGATGTGAGCGGATCATTGATCTGGAGAATGAGAAGATCCACCATATTATGGAACTTGCAGGTGAGAACTTTGGCGGAAAGATTACAGATTACAGCGCAAGATTCTTCGGACTATGCGAAGACTGTTTAAAAGAAACAGTAAATGAGTCCGATACTTCCGAGAATACTTCTGATGAAAATTAA
- a CDS encoding Ig-like domain-containing protein: MIKKQKTTAKLKPTISLTASSLKLKTGQSTTAFKASGLAKGDYVKKVTSSDTGVVKVSAVKKDGTFKLTAGKKTGNASVTVTLASKKTVSFKVAVKKSTVKTTKITSTVKKLTLAKGTTYTKLASSITVAPVTSQEKITYSSSDKKIVTVTSKGVVKGLRKGTATITIRSGSKKITCKITVK; the protein is encoded by the coding sequence GTGATCAAAAAGCAGAAGACAACAGCCAAACTGAAACCGACTATTTCACTGACAGCGTCCTCTCTGAAACTGAAAACAGGACAGTCCACAACCGCATTCAAAGCATCAGGATTAGCCAAAGGAGATTATGTTAAAAAGGTTACGTCCAGCGATACAGGAGTTGTAAAAGTATCAGCTGTAAAGAAAGATGGGACCTTTAAGCTGACAGCAGGTAAGAAAACAGGAAATGCTTCTGTTACTGTTACCCTTGCAAGTAAGAAAACGGTATCTTTCAAAGTGGCTGTGAAGAAGAGTACAGTGAAAACTACAAAGATTACTTCTACAGTCAAAAAACTGACACTTGCCAAAGGAACCACCTATACGAAACTGGCATCATCAATTACAGTCGCTCCGGTAACCAGTCAGGAAAAAATTACCTATAGTTCATCTGATAAAAAGATAGTTACCGTAACATCTAAAGGTGTGGTAAAAGGACTGCGTAAGGGAACTGCGACAATCACTATTCGAAGCGGCTCAAAGAAAATAACCTGCAAAATAACTGTAAAATAA